One region of Carboxydocella sporoproducens DSM 16521 genomic DNA includes:
- a CDS encoding nucleotidyltransferase domain-containing protein: MNSHFQEIERLKRQIIEKYSPEAIILFGSCAKGRIRKNSDIDLCVIIETDNKRELVQEMLLTLDYNKDLDIVIFRPSEWERDKDNLATFAGLINRTGVKIYG; encoded by the coding sequence ATGAACAGTCATTTTCAAGAGATTGAGCGGTTAAAACGACAAATTATTGAAAAATATAGCCCTGAAGCAATCATTCTGTTTGGCTCTTGTGCTAAAGGAAGAATTAGAAAAAACAGTGATATTGATCTTTGTGTTATTATAGAAACTGATAACAAACGAGAGCTTGTCCAGGAAATGTTACTGACTCTCGATTATAATAAAGATCTGGATATTGTCATTTTTAGACCGTCAGAATGGGAAAGGGATAAGGATAATTTGGCCACTTTTGCAGGTTTAATAAATAGGACTGGAGTGAAGATATATGGTTGA
- a CDS encoding HEPN domain-containing protein: MVDTQNYNEWLIMAQKDLRGARILFEHEADYELVCFHCQQAVEKYLKGYLIYKTRELQEGHNLMKLCKKAMIYNKKFGEFLKDLAFLNTFYIETRYPATEPLQISQEDAEESLRIAERFINVVEELLKA; the protein is encoded by the coding sequence ATGGTTGATACTCAGAACTATAATGAATGGCTGATCATGGCCCAAAAGGATTTGCGTGGGGCCCGGATTTTATTTGAACATGAAGCAGATTATGAGTTAGTCTGTTTTCATTGTCAGCAAGCTGTAGAAAAATATCTCAAGGGATATTTGATTTATAAAACCCGAGAATTACAGGAAGGCCATAATTTAATGAAACTATGCAAAAAAGCAATGATTTATAATAAAAAATTCGGGGAGTTTTTGAAAGACCTGGCTTTCTTAAACACCTTTTACATAGAGACAAGATATCCTGCTACTGAGCCTTTGCAGATTAGCCAGGAAGATGCTGAAGAAAGTCTGCGCATAGCTGAAAGATTCATAAACGTGGTAGAAGAATTGCTAAAGGCATGA